A stretch of DNA from Echeneis naucrates chromosome 3, fEcheNa1.1, whole genome shotgun sequence:
ATAAAACAGATTTCAAGTACTTAAATACTTTCCCTGAATGAATATAGAAAGTAGACATGATTTTTATTCAGAGACCAGGAGGAGCTTTAACATTCAGACCGTTTAGGCCCTTTAAGTTTCAGCAGTCCGGTCTCAGGTCATCATTTATCTGAGCTGCTGTTCAGATTAGAACCTGCAGTGAAGATATTAATTATGATGAATGTCAGTAAACTAAATTAGCCAACAGTTTATTAAATGCTGTAAACTCCCTGTGTATAATAATCAGACTCTAACAAACCTGTATcgtgttttagctgctgcttttAGTGAAGTTTTTAAGATTCCCTCCTTCCTCCGCTGTCACATCGCCACACACAAGGGTGTGAACATTCCCAGCATGCCTCACTTCAGCTGTGGGCCGGCTGCTGCTCTACAGGGTGAGAGAGAAGACGAGGGGGAACGTTTGGAGGAATCATCAGAAATCTGATCTCAAACAGCGTTGTGGGGAACTTTCACGGtgtctggctgctgtgtgtgtgagatgcatCAAGTcgttttgatttctttatttttctgccttcatTTTGCTTCTAACATTTCTGTCCTGATACGTCTGAGGTTTAAAGtcaacactgaaataaatgacatttgatgaatttatttattcatttattctcagTTTGTGACTTTTTGAAGAAACTGGGgcaggaaatgaagagaaacGTCCGACGACAAACAAGCAAGCAGCAGTGTTGTTTCGTCTGGCTGCTCATATCTGTGTGAACAGTTAAACCCCGGCGGCGTCAAACTCACCTTTGGAGCAGAGAATCAGCATTTTCATACATTCAGTGTCCGAAATGATAAATCAGGATCGTTGAACCAAACCAACACTCTGCCCTGAGGCATTCTGGGATTTATTCACAGATCTGTAAGGAAGCAGTGGGGGGGTGTGATCAAACAATTTTCATGTGTGATTCGTCccagaaattgtgtgtgtgtgaaaaagtgtaaaaaacaGCAGGACTGCGGCGCCTGATGTCGCCTCTTTACACACCTGACGTCTGAGCCGGAgcattcagttcagtttctctACTGAAGCTCCACCGTGGAAACGACGACACACAGAACAGATGGAATCCGCTGATTctgaaaattattcaaaatgatcAGACAAATCTTCGAACAGTAATTCTTTTTTAGCCCCGAACACACAGAGGGGTCAGGTTTTTTGGGAAACGTCCATCACTAACCTCCTGGTGTCTCCTCCCCCCCCAGATGGCCGCTCCCTGCTCCTCGCCCCCTGCCTGGCTGACACCCCGGCAGCTCAGGTCCTGGAGCGAGCCGTCCTGGAGTCCAGGGTCcgagaggtggaggaagagaacCGGCAGATCCGGCTTcagctcagccaatcacagcaaGGCGTGGGCCAGCAGCCAGACGGTAACTACGGCAACCAGCAGTGGGCGGCCTCTGCAGACACCGGACCGGAGGACGGTGACAACACGGCAGAGGACAAGAACAACCACACCGAGTGTCCCCGCTCGCCGACTGTCCAGAAGTGTGAGGTCAGTGTTGACTGATgtctgtttccatggttacaacacaaacaggaagtggaacagTGTGCAGGTGGGAGGGTccaaatgaagaggaaatgagCAGGTCAAgttctgttgctaggcaactTCTTGCAGTTGCAGATGACGTCAGGAGCAAAAGGAAAAGTAGCGACAGAGCTGTGTTCAATTCCCACGTGAACGCAgtagtgttgttgtgttgttcacAACAGTCAACACACTCTGACGTCACCTGTCAGTCTGCATCTTATAATTAGACTGTCAGCCATAGCTGTcatctttgcttttttaagAAACCTCttctctatcctgattgggaccataaattcatcaggaaaatgtttactgaggagggggagggacattttcccatagacttcaatacaaggGAGAGTATAGTACAGTACAGTCAGATTTCTCTTTAGGTTTCCAGTGTTTATTATATAAACTTCCTAAACGTGTCGGAGGGAAACGGGGGGGCGGACTGAATGTCCTGGTTCATGTCAggctgtctctccctctctctctgcagctcatccATGTGGCCTGTGTTTGTGCCGGCCACAACGCCAGCAGAGACGTCGTCACGCTGGTCAAGTCCGTCCTTTTCCACAGGTGAGTCTGCCCATCACTTCGTACACAGCTGAGACCTTGAAGCGGGTTGGATGGATCAGTGAGACTGAATGATGaacagaaacattcaaaataaaccCCGAGAAGAACGACAGGATGGAAACGTTCCTTTCTGTCTTCCTGGTCCCTGTTTGGATTATCTTGGATCAtacggacacacaaacacacacatacacaactcTGAAACCTCCAGGTTGTAACGTGTCCGTcggccattttgttttttaaaaccaaaagagagaggagaaggcggagctgacctgctctgtgcgcCCTCCTTATCGgtctgttcagtctgtcagtcacacagtagccccaccccctagcccctcccctttccctctaaatggagcatcatttcgttttgtgtttgttttgttctgaagacatttcagacattttctgtcCCAAAACATGTGttgatgcagcagcagaaatacaaaagatgaccacacacacacacacacacatcgtgtttctgctgcagccgTGATGTTCACACCTCAGATCATCCAACAAGACTAATAGTTCATATTGCTGAGTgagacagagggaaacagacagGTGGGATGTGCAGTATATCATCAGCAGCAACATTCACAGTGGAATCAGGAACATATTAAATACGAAGCCTGAAAATTAAAGAGATGGTGATGCATTCGAAGTGTATTTTGAACTCACCTGATTCATTTTGTAAACTGTCTATTCAAGGGTGCTACAGgaagttgttatttttattatcgAAATCAAACAGTAAAAGGCACAAAAACGTCTCCAAGggtttaaaatatatattaaatgacTATATTTCAATTTGATTTGAGCGGAAAGTGTTCTTTTTACAGACCAATCGAAATCTTATTCGTGATTGCTTTTATAATAATAAGAACACGATTTATTTCTTAGCGCCTTAAAAGACACTGCACAAAGAATAAAGACattgataaataaaatcaacatacATAAACGAAACAAGGCAGAGTGTAACAGAAGTTGGAGTGAGTGAGCAAACTGTTTGGAGTTGAAGATGGGGAGAGTCATAGTTGCAGATGTGAGGAGGCAGAGAGTTCCAGAGGTGGTGCTGAAGCGGGCCGACAGAAGGAGGATCGAAGGGAACGGGCTGGAGCGGTGATGGGAAGATACGGAGGGGTGACTTCGTGGATGGCCTTGCAGGTGTACAGGTGGAGACTGAAATCTGTGTGTTAGTTGAACAGGAGGCAGTGGAGTTGCTGGATGATGGAGCTGATGTGGTGGAATGAGGGGCTTTTGGTGATGATATGGGCAGCACAGTTCTGTACCGATTGGTATTTATGGAGGGACTCACAAGGACAGAGGCAGTAGATGAAAGTATGCAGACGGGGGATTGTTATTGATACCGGATTGGAAAGATGGGGTGCTGTTGAGGATGACACCACGGCTCTTCGCCTGATCAGAGGGGGCAACTAAGACGTTGTCACTGGTGTCAGATTTAGACAGGGTGGAGGAGGAATTCAGTTCCATTGCTGTTCAAATTTAGGTGAACAGACATGCAGGAGGTGAGGGAAGGAGACAGGAATCTATCTTGCAGGATAAGTAGAGCTGTCTGTTATCTGGGAAGCAGCAGGAAATTAGTTTTGAATTTGCAGAAAATGCAGCAAAGGGGAAAGCAGTAAATGATAAATAGAAGTGGCCCTAGGAAAGAACCCTGGGGCCCACCTGAAGTGActggagaggggttggactGGAAACATGTAAGCTGTATTAACTGAGTGTGGCCTAAAAGATAGGAGTGAAACCAATCCAGGGGGGCAAGAGTGATGCCAGgggagaggatgatgatgggGAGTAACCTGGAGTCAGACACAAGGAGGTCCTTTGTAATTTTTAATAGGGCAGTTTCAGTGCTGTGCCGGGGGGCACAGGTAGTTTGCAGTTAAATGTGTGTAGCTGAGTGGTGAAGTTAGAGAAGGTTATGGATCTGAACCAGGTTTTTTCAGCACTGGAGgtactgctgcagttttaaataGTGATGGAACAGCCAGTGGAGAGTGAAGAGAGAATAATGGGAagcacagaggagaggaaagattTGACCAAGGCTTGGATTTAAGATGAGGTTAGCGAGTTGAAAACTGGAAAATGGCTGGCAATGTGGGAGAGAAGCAGCAGACTGAAACACAGGTGCTGTGTTTTTCATGGACGAACAGCATTAGAGAGCGACGGGGGTCGGTGCAGTACAAATGGGGGGTTAGACAGAAGTGTCTTGGAGTTTCTTCCATCCAGGTGATTAAACCAGAGTGATAGTTTGACTTTATTACGACAGAACGTGGGTTTAGTGGATCTCTTTCACAGTAACTTCAGAGGTTTctggtgagcagcagcagggagtcCTGGAACAAAGTTGGTGCAGCGCTGAGGACACATCAGTCCTGATATTTTTAGAGCGCTGCACTCATTGGATTTGTATTCAGAGCAGATTTtgaggttttgttgttgtttgctggATTTCTGTCGACCTCAATCAGCCCCACTCACACGTGTGCGTCTTTACAAAAGCTTTTAAAGACGCACACATTGGCTGAGTCTGACCTCATCTGTCTGATGTGTTGCTGCTCAGAAAATGAATTGTATGCACATTTTTCCGGTGTTTAAACATTAAATTGGAAATGGAAGTCTGAGTGGCCGCTTTTTGTCTCCGTTTTCAGGAGGAATCctcttcactttcatttcatcaccGACACAGTGGCCAATCGTATCCTGAGCTCTCTGTTTCAGTCTTGGATGGTCCCGTCGGTGCAGGTCAGCTTCTACGATGCAGATGAGCTCAAGGTAAGagcccgcacacacacaccgttgTCATATCAAAGTAAACTGCAGCGTCCGCATCGAGGACACGCAGTCTCGTGTTTTCATTAATCTGAGATTCACCTCAGAGCGCCATCAAAGGCCGAGTCACATCAATACAGAGCCCACTTCAGAGCAGGAGGCCGCTCGAGTCTCCGTGTCAGATTGCGTCGCATTAACTGATCAGAGGACCATTAAAGCCTCCAggatgaggtcaaaggtcaagctgCAGTTTGGCCTGGTTTTCAGACTAACAACCAGATCTGAACTCACATCTCCTTGGACTAAATTAGCAGAGAATCAGTTTGACTTCAATCTGAAGAActcttttgtttgatttgtcagagtttaattatttagtttgacaTAAAATGTTAGcatataaaaggaaaaaggacGAGCTGTCCAGAGATACAAGTGTAAATTTTCTTCAGgaacatttctgctgcattcGTATGATTCAATTTATTATAAACATTGTAAAACTCTGCAGAGTTTTAGTGTCCCTGAacaaatatatgtaaaatagCAACAACAGTCTGAGCTCAAGGTTCATTTTCTGGCTTTAAACCAAATTTTACTGTCTTCATCCAGctgtaatgaataaataatggatggGCCTGTAACGAGGGCGCTGATTTGGGTTGATCCCATGAAGAACATGAATATCCATAACAGGTTAATAACAGCTTGTTGGATGATCCCATTTATGCAGATCCAGCAGAGTTTCATTTTATCACAGAAAATAAGGGACCTCTGTGTGCCTTTAAAAAAtccttcttctttccctttGGATTTTGCCAAAAATTCTCCCCattaattcaaattcattcatttattcaaccGCAACCCCAGAGAATTGAAGTGAGGATGCAGAGCTGCCTTAACACTAAAACAACAGACCCACAAACAGCCCAGGTAACCACAGCGTGTCACAGATCAACACAAAGCTGCTATTGTTCACACACAAGGTTATTAGGGGACCTTCTGCTCGGGAAAGAAACTGTATCTTGATAACCTTTTGTGTTGgatctgagcagcagagcaggtaGGACTCCATCTGATCCTTTAGATTACAGCTGGAAGGTTTTCGTGAGGCGGCCgagctgcagaaacacttcTCACCCGAAGTCAAGAGACActtcagcacaaacacagcagatcTCTTCTTTTAACATAAAACTGATGAATGTGCTCTGATGGAGGATGGAAGCAGCATGAataagtcagtgtgtgtctgtgtgtgtctgtgtgtgtctgtgtgtgtatgactgcAACCAACCTGCATCTTCATCCTTCACATCATCACATTCTCCTCCCTCACAGTCTTTGTACTGAACAATGAGTCCTTTGTGCTGTCAGATGCTGCGACCCCCCCAACGCtccctcttctctgtctgtcactatgtctctctctctctcaccctctctctctccttctctccctctctcaccctctctctctccctctccctccgtctcccttcctctctcaccgtccctctctccctttctctcaccctctctctctctccctccctctccctctccttctctccatctcaccctctctctccctctctcaccttctctctctccctctccctccccctctctccgtccctctctccctctctccctctctctcaccctctctcaccttctctttctccctctctccgtccctctctccctttctctcactctctccctccctctcccttcccctctctccgtccctctctccctctctctcaccctctccctccctctccctctccccgtccctctctccctctctcaccttctctctctccctcgccctccccctctctccgtccctctctccctctctctcaccctccccCCCAGTCCCCATTAACTCACattaaaccaaagaaaaacagccgAGACTTTAAGCTGATTATATTCACAGATGATGCACATATGCAGATCCAATTATTCTGAATCTAGAGAATTAATTAAAGGACATTGTTTgcaatttcaaaaacaaaagaaaacacacacacacacacacacacacacattgagtcTTTGCCAAAACATTGTGAATGCACCTGCGCGCTAACCGCCAACGTGGAACCAactgtcttcctgtttgtgttttcagtccgAAGTGTCGTGGATACCCAACAAACACTACTCAGGTATTTACGGCTTGATGAAGCTGACGCTAACCAAAGCGCTGCCCTCCCACCTGACCAAGGTCATCGTCTTGGACACGGACATCACCTTCGCCACAGACATCGCTGAGCTCTGGGGCATCTTCAGGAAGTTCACAGGTGAAAACTTTCATCACTGAAGGTTTTTACCCGTTTTTCCCCCAAACATCAAGTGGAAAtgtcagaaacagaaataactaAGGATTCCTGCCGTAGCGCTCCAACACACATCAGCCCTGGAGTCttaaatatacataaaacatCAGAGCTCCTGTGTGAAGAGGCTCTTCTCCTCTGGAGTGGATGCTGGATGTCGAGggttttgcatttaaaaaggaaagagaggaaaaaactaACAAAGGATTAAAACTGTCTAAACTTCTGCAGGCTGGAGCTGAGAAGTGAAGGACAGGAAGGAAGTTCAGCCTTTCAAAATTTCCATGCTTcacaaattctgaaaaaaaaaaaagcaggataAAAGTTTTAAATTGTTGCAAATTCTGATTGACCTGATGGAGTGATTACAGGTAAAGGATGTCTACCAAAATAAAGACGTCAGACTACGGGGGAATCGAGTCAAATTCAGACTTTAAATTTGAAAACCGGATCACCATTTTCCATGTTACTTCCTGTTGAGACCTGTGACATCATTTCTTGGCAGAAACTGGactgtctctgctctgtttgcagATAAGCAGGTGATTGGCCTGGTGGAGAACCAGAGCGACTGGTATCTGGGGAATCTGTGGAAAAACCACAAACCCTGGCCGGCGCTGGGACGAGGCTTCAACACAGGTGACCAATCCGGAGCGGCGCCACGTCTGAGGACGTGACTCGTTGGCGTGGTTcactcacttcctgtgtgcttCCTGCAGGCGTCATCCTCCTCTACCTGGAGCGACTGCGGCGAATCGGTTGGGAGCAGATGTGGCGGCTGACGGCAGAGAGGGAGCTGATGAGCATGCTCAGTACTTCGCTCGCCGATCAGGTCAGACGCACATCAGAGAAGACACAAAGTGCCGCCAGGGAGACTCAGTATAAATAAGCTCTGATTTGATTTCTCAGCTTTATTCTGCTGATGGAAGAAGTTTAATTATTAAGTTTGATATGAAAAGGATTTAATGTCAGAGgatgaaatattcacattctATTTGCCTTAGAAATGtttatgttgctgttttgaaatCCAATCCAATATAAATCAATCTAAAGATTATAAACCTCTGCAGAGTTTTACAAtataaaatagtaaaatatgGAGAGTTTGACAAACTAAGCTTGACTCAATGTTCAGTTTCCAACATCGTATTATTCTCCATCCATCTATGAAAATCGTCTCAGACTTAATATTTCACATTACAGCTCTATTTTAATTTAACCTGTGTGGACCTTTAAATGTTATAATCGGATTCTTTCaactgcaacttttttttttttaactattttcagattttcattttatttaagaatcaagaaaaagaattttaaaaataagagGAATTATTTAATGCATCTCTGATCTTCACCTTCATCACATATGACCCTCAAAGTCTGAGCAGCACCGGCTGccgttgtgttgttttatgaaacaaacaaacaaaaacaaaaaaaacaacagtcctTCAGAGTTTTacagcacaacaacagacagCCACTGAGCACGgacaacaacagacaacaacaaacaacaaacaacagccaacaaacaaccaacaacagacaacaaccaacaacagaCAACAGCCAACAACTGATAACAACAGACACCAACCAACAACAGACAGCAACGGACAGCAACAGACAACAGCCAacaactgacaacaacaaacaaccgATAACAACAGACAGCAACTGACAACGGACATCAACAGACAAAATCCAACAACTGATAACAACAGACACCAACCAACAACAGACAGCAACGGACAGCAACAGACAGCAACAGACAACAGCCAACAACCgacaacaacagacaacagagaacaacaacTCGTTCTCCTGGTGGAGCAGTCATTCAGCTTATTGTAAGCTGTGTTTAATTGTCTGTTCGAATCGTAGTTTGAAGAATGAAGGAATGGGGTTCCTGCTGAGGCGGTTCTGTTCAGATTCTCTTCGGTCCACAGCTGCTCGTCTTATTAATGCAGCTGAAAGAAGGTCAGATGCAGATTTGCCGGTGATCCGAGCTGCatcttcatttctgttttcagtctcagGGTGTTTGTGCAGCTCGACCTTGAGTGTCGCTGAAGCTGAACACGACGAGCAGCTTCACCAAACTCTGCTCCCCGAGTCAGAGCTCAGGTTGCCAGGAAACCAGCAAAAAGACAGATAGCGCTGCCGTGACTCCCCCTGCTGTTGTTgactctgtgttgtgttgtgtgggtTGTGTGTCTACCGTGTGCAGGACATCTTCAACGCCTTCATCAAACAGAATCCGGTCCTGGTCCACCAGCTGCCCTGTTTCTGGAACGTCCAGCTGTCAGATCACACTCGATCTGAGCAGTGTTACACCGAGGTGTCCGACCTGAAGGtgcgctctcacacacacagacacgcacatacTCAACACTGTACACAGGACATtctcccatagacttcaacacaatctgacttctgtGTCACACCGACACTGACTTTAGTGTGAGAAGTGAAGAAATAATTCACATGCCACTGTTGGATGTTTGTGTATTAATCTGATAAAGAACGTCCGCCGGTCAGAAAAGATGACTGATGTGCTGAGCCGTCCGTTTTCTGCCGTCAGGTGATTCACTGGAATTCTCCGAAGAAGCTTCGAGTTAAGAACAAACACGTGGAGTTCTTCAGGAACCTCTACCTGACCTTCCTGGAGTACGACGGGAACCTGCTGAGGCGGGAACTGTTCGGCTGCCCGAGTCAGGCCAGTCCAGACAGCgtgcaggtaacacacacacctgatgtgGTGTCAAAACGATTGATCTTTTAATGATCTCCGAGCCGATATTCATTCCCGCCATAACTACTCAAACATTTTGAGATGGGCCAGAGATCAATTCTGATTTGGCAGGATGTCAGTGTTGATTTTCCCGTAGTGCAGCAGGACGGAGCAGTTGCCGTGGTAACGCTCACAACCCAAATTCATGAAGCTGAATTTGGGATCGGCGGCAGCATGTTTAAGAGCCGAGCTTGTCTGGGAAACAGTCAAAGGGAAGTGTGGAGGGGAGGCAGGAAGTTAGTATCTGAATGACCTCTAACCTTTGATGTCATCGCCACGCTCCGCCTCTTCAGCTGCAGACGGCGCTGGAGGAGCTGGATGAGGATGATCAGTGTTACGACTTCCGTCGAGAGCGACTCACCGTCCACCGCGTCCACCTCTACTTCCTGCAGTACGAGTACACGCCCACGGAGGACGACACCGACATCACGCTGGTGGCCCAGCTCTCCATGGACAGGTACCAACCCGTCATCAGCAGCGTCGGGGAACATGGAGGCACATGGAGGTCTTTATGGAccttcgtcctcctcctccttcctcagtaACGTGTGACTGCCTCCTCAGGCTCCAGATGCTGGAGGCCATCTGTAAACACTGGGAGGGGCCTATCAGCCTGGCGCTCTACATGTCCGACGCCGAGGCTCAGCAGTTCCTGCGCTACGCTCAGGCCTCCGAGGTCCTCAAGAACCGCAAGAACGTCGGCTATCACATCGTCTACAAAGAGGGCCAGTTCTACCCGGTCAACCTGGTGAGGAACGTGGCCCTGAAGAACGCCAACACGCCGTACGTGTTCCTGACTGATGTGGACTTCCTGCCCATGTATGGTCTCTACGATTACCTCAGGTAAGACCTGCTGCTGCACCTTATCATCCAGTTTGTCACAAACGCTGATGTCCAGCTGTCGGTTCTCATCAGCTGAATTAATAACATGAAGAGATGCAGCTTCTGCCTCTTCAGGTCATGAGTCTGGAGGAGGCTTAACTCTCTCCAGAAGTCTAAAGTCCagactctgttttttttttttttttttttttccttcttttttggTCCAGCTTCAGGTGAGAGCTGTTTTTGCTCTTAATAttgcaaattattttcttttgactatcaacataaaataaatatctaaataaaaaaactgcagggTAAAACACGTTTtgctgtgtgtgactgattgCTGAGGTGACGTGAATATTTGCTGAGGTCGGTCTCGGTTAAAGTGGATCTGACCTGTTTGGAATGTCTGCTCTGACAGGAAGTCCGTGGTGCAGCTGGACATGGCTCACACTAAAAAGGCTCTGGTGGTCCCGGCGTTCGAGACTCTTCGGTACCGTCTGTCTTTCCCCAAATCCAAAGCCGAGCTGCTCTCCATGCTGGACATGGGGACTCTCTACACCTTCAGGTAACCTGGACGGGCACCCGAAATCAAGTGGAAGACCAGATCATGTGATCCTCTTTTAATCTGTTACGCTCCCCCCTCCAGGTATCACGTGTGGCCCAAAGGTCACGCTCCGACCAACTATGCCAAATGGCGAACAGCTACGACGCCCTACAAGGTGGAGTGGGAGCCGGACTTCGAACCGTAC
This window harbors:
- the large2 gene encoding xylosyl- and glucuronyltransferase LARGE2s; this translates as MNLLCRGRLKLLVASLTAVVLLTWLYLLAGNLENGRSLLLAPCLADTPAAQVLERAVLESRVREVEEENRQIRLQLSQSQQGVGQQPDGNYGNQQWAASADTGPEDGDNTAEDKNNHTECPRSPTVQKCELIHVACVCAGHNASRDVVTLVKSVLFHRRNPLHFHFITDTVANRILSSLFQSWMVPSVQVSFYDADELKSEVSWIPNKHYSGIYGLMKLTLTKALPSHLTKVIVLDTDITFATDIAELWGIFRKFTDKQVIGLVENQSDWYLGNLWKNHKPWPALGRGFNTGVILLYLERLRRIGWEQMWRLTAERELMSMLSTSLADQDIFNAFIKQNPVLVHQLPCFWNVQLSDHTRSEQCYTEVSDLKVIHWNSPKKLRVKNKHVEFFRNLYLTFLEYDGNLLRRELFGCPSQASPDSVQLQTALEELDEDDQCYDFRRERLTVHRVHLYFLQYEYTPTEDDTDITLVAQLSMDRLQMLEAICKHWEGPISLALYMSDAEAQQFLRYAQASEVLKNRKNVGYHIVYKEGQFYPVNLVRNVALKNANTPYVFLTDVDFLPMYGLYDYLRKSVVQLDMAHTKKALVVPAFETLRYRLSFPKSKAELLSMLDMGTLYTFRYHVWPKGHAPTNYAKWRTATTPYKVEWEPDFEPYVVVRRDCPEYDQRFVGFGWNKVSHIMELDAQEYDLMVLPNAFMIHMPHAPSFDISKFRSSSSYRNCLNTLKDEFHQDLSRKYGSAALKYLTAQRNI